From the Thermoplasmata archaeon genome, one window contains:
- a CDS encoding DUF655 domain-containing protein: MESYARVLDYLPNGRPVDRGFHREPVAIAVGESELKLLELIPRPGAQLALGARIALLSEEGSIPPIDHVRRRIGFEELTATARSELAPALEEIVRANPTKYLRFFNEAQPISRRAHLLELLPGIGKKTMETILEERRRGPFTSFEDLNTRAHLKSSEKLVVGRIEQELIGAEDNYRIFVAP; encoded by the coding sequence GTGGAGAGCTACGCCCGTGTCCTCGATTATCTGCCGAACGGCCGCCCGGTGGACCGGGGCTTCCACCGCGAACCGGTCGCGATCGCCGTCGGCGAAAGCGAACTGAAGCTTCTCGAATTGATCCCTCGCCCCGGAGCCCAGCTCGCGCTGGGCGCTCGGATCGCGCTCCTTTCCGAAGAAGGTTCGATCCCCCCGATCGATCACGTCCGTCGGCGGATCGGCTTCGAGGAGCTCACGGCTACGGCACGTTCGGAGCTCGCCCCGGCGCTCGAGGAAATCGTCCGGGCGAACCCCACGAAGTATCTGCGCTTCTTCAACGAGGCGCAGCCGATCTCTCGACGAGCGCACCTGCTCGAACTGCTGCCGGGCATCGGAAAGAAGACGATGGAGACGATCCTCGAGGAACGCCGGCGCGGCCCGTTCACGAGCTTCGAGGACCTCAACACGCGCGCGCACCTCAAGAGCTCGGAGAAGCTCGTGGTCGGCCGCATCGAGCAGGAGCTCATCGGTGCCGAGGACAACTACCGCATCTTCGTCGCCCCATAG
- a CDS encoding 50S ribosomal protein L21e: MVKSSKGFRSRSRGTFTKHVRERGSPPVTRFLRKFEIGQKVIVRIEPSDAHGVPHPRYQGRVCTVVASVGRAYRIEFLDGGKRKQLIANPVHLAPADTRGH, encoded by the coding sequence ATGGTGAAGAGTTCGAAGGGGTTCCGATCACGCAGCCGCGGCACGTTCACGAAGCACGTGCGCGAGCGGGGCTCGCCGCCGGTGACCCGGTTCCTGCGCAAGTTCGAGATCGGCCAGAAGGTTATCGTCCGGATCGAGCCGTCGGACGCCCACGGCGTGCCGCATCCTCGCTACCAGGGCCGCGTCTGCACGGTCGTCGCCTCGGTCGGTCGGGCTTACCGCATCGAGTTTCTGGATGGAGGCAAGCGCAAGCAGCTCATCGCCAACCCGGTCCACCTTGCCCCGGCCGATACGAGAGGACACTGA
- a CDS encoding tRNA pseudouridine(54/55) synthase Pus10 has translation MIQASVPFAPPEEAVTAARSAVALGLCADCFGRLFGRLGRGLTNLGRAERLASMLGGVDFAPGPSCRLCAGAFDRIPVWVERIVRASEGYEWHRFTCGSRWEPEILAREEEIWRTVGTGWGESARAAFNRELGKAVEARTGAIGGSGPADLVFLADLEVGRVGVTVLPLYLQGRYRKLDRTLPQTRWPCRACHGRGCDRCHGTGKTYSESVEELVAAPAIRASEAEESRFHGMGREDIDARMLGRGRPFVLELVRPRHRTIDPAAISAAIAQEAAGRVEISDLTLAEGADVIRVKEASPEKSYRVTAVGAVDVAKVKEALKLFRGRAIAQRTPTRVAHRRADRVRMRRIVEAELVEGDAGRFTVQLRTEAGTYVKEWVEGDGGRTDPSLSGVLGVPLKVESLDVLEIHDIEVT, from the coding sequence GTGATCCAAGCGTCGGTGCCGTTCGCTCCCCCGGAGGAGGCGGTGACCGCCGCGCGGTCGGCCGTCGCCCTCGGACTGTGCGCCGACTGTTTCGGGCGCCTGTTCGGCCGCTTGGGCCGCGGCCTGACGAACCTCGGGCGCGCGGAGAGGCTCGCCTCGATGCTGGGAGGGGTGGACTTCGCGCCGGGTCCGTCGTGCCGGCTCTGCGCGGGGGCGTTCGACCGTATCCCGGTATGGGTCGAACGGATCGTCCGGGCCTCGGAGGGCTACGAATGGCATCGGTTCACCTGCGGGTCCCGTTGGGAACCCGAGATCCTCGCGCGCGAGGAGGAGATTTGGAGAACGGTCGGCACCGGATGGGGCGAAAGCGCCCGTGCGGCGTTCAACCGGGAGCTCGGCAAGGCGGTCGAGGCACGGACCGGCGCCATCGGCGGCAGCGGCCCGGCCGATCTCGTCTTCCTCGCGGATCTCGAAGTGGGTCGTGTCGGGGTCACGGTTCTCCCTCTGTACCTGCAAGGTCGGTACCGGAAGCTCGATCGGACCCTGCCGCAGACGCGGTGGCCATGCCGCGCGTGCCACGGCCGGGGATGCGATCGCTGCCACGGGACCGGGAAGACCTACTCCGAGAGCGTCGAGGAACTGGTCGCAGCGCCGGCGATCCGGGCCTCCGAGGCCGAGGAGAGCCGCTTCCATGGAATGGGCCGGGAGGATATCGATGCCCGCATGCTCGGTCGAGGACGGCCGTTCGTCCTGGAACTCGTACGACCCCGGCACCGAACGATCGATCCGGCGGCGATCTCCGCGGCGATCGCCCAGGAAGCGGCCGGACGGGTCGAGATCTCCGACCTCACGCTCGCCGAGGGCGCCGACGTGATCCGCGTGAAGGAGGCCTCTCCCGAGAAGAGTTACCGAGTCACCGCGGTCGGTGCCGTGGATGTGGCAAAGGTTAAGGAGGCATTGAAGCTCTTCCGCGGTCGCGCCATCGCCCAGCGCACCCCAACCCGCGTCGCCCACCGCCGAGCCGACCGCGTTCGCATGCGTCGGATCGTCGAGGCGGAGCTCGTGGAAGGGGACGCAGGACGGTTCACGGTGCAACTACGAACCGAAGCCGGCACGTATGTCAAGGAATGGGTGGAAGGAGATGGCGGGCGCACCGATCCGAGTTTGTCCGGGGTCCTGGGGGTCCCGCTGAAGGTGGAATCGCTCGACGTGCTCGAGATTCATGATATCGAGGTCACATAG
- a CDS encoding RNA polymerase: MPEPLPLASVKQMLAEEAALRPLPREALLAQQHAELFARLTVEQTNKLIAELTKLPFIDVPLAIKIADMLPQYPEEIRLLFAKERMVLEEAQIAQLLDVVAQHK, from the coding sequence ATGCCAGAACCCCTACCACTCGCCTCGGTCAAGCAGATGCTCGCCGAGGAGGCCGCGCTCCGCCCGCTGCCGCGCGAGGCCCTGCTCGCCCAGCAGCACGCGGAGCTATTCGCCCGACTGACGGTCGAACAGACGAACAAGCTGATCGCCGAGCTGACGAAGCTCCCGTTCATCGATGTACCGCTCGCGATCAAGATCGCCGACATGCTGCCTCAGTACCCGGAAGAGATCCGCCTGCTCTTCGCGAAGGAGCGGATGGTCCTCGAGGAAGCCCAGATCGCTCAATTGCTCGACGTGGTCGCGCAGCACAAGTGA
- the rsmA gene encoding 16S rRNA (adenine(1518)-N(6)/adenine(1519)-N(6))-dimethyltransferase RsmA yields the protein MPRTTTASSSPHSLADPFAVPEGARAIDATLKRLGIRPSRRLGQSFLIDPFAADAEAALVEAPAGHAVVEIGGGLGMLTAALLRRGIRPLTVVERDPRLVAFLRSIFGGWIMVEEADAETYAFPPGATVVGNLPFSVATPILLALFARRTPRVVAMVQREVAERLAAGPGSKTYGRLSIVARLYGDVELFRTVPRSAFYPVPEVEGRIFVHTARAGPLPVPNVDRFERIVRTLFSSRRKQLANLLPRLGRPRIELVRLAHEAEWPTDWQRMRPEELPPQAYFRLATALDAGSSP from the coding sequence GTGCCGAGGACAACTACCGCATCTTCGTCGCCCCATAGTCTGGCGGACCCGTTCGCCGTTCCCGAGGGAGCGCGGGCCATCGACGCGACGCTCAAGCGTCTCGGGATCCGCCCGTCGCGCCGTCTAGGTCAATCGTTCCTGATCGATCCATTCGCGGCCGATGCCGAGGCCGCGCTGGTCGAGGCGCCCGCCGGCCATGCCGTCGTCGAGATCGGAGGGGGTCTTGGGATGCTGACCGCGGCCCTTCTCCGGCGCGGAATCCGTCCGCTGACCGTGGTCGAACGCGATCCGCGCCTCGTCGCCTTCCTCCGCTCGATCTTCGGCGGATGGATTATGGTGGAGGAGGCCGACGCGGAAACCTACGCCTTTCCCCCCGGTGCGACAGTCGTTGGGAATCTGCCGTTCTCCGTCGCGACGCCCATCCTCCTCGCGCTGTTCGCCCGCCGCACGCCGCGCGTGGTGGCGATGGTACAGCGGGAGGTCGCCGAACGTCTCGCCGCCGGTCCGGGGTCGAAGACGTACGGTCGCCTCTCGATCGTGGCGCGGCTCTACGGAGACGTCGAGCTGTTCCGGACGGTACCCCGGTCGGCCTTCTATCCGGTGCCCGAGGTCGAGGGTCGCATCTTCGTCCACACGGCACGCGCGGGCCCTCTCCCGGTGCCGAACGTAGATCGCTTCGAACGGATTGTCCGAACGCTCTTCTCTTCTCGCCGCAAGCAACTCGCGAACCTCCTTCCTCGGTTGGGTCGCCCGAGGATCGAGCTCGTACGATTGGCTCACGAGGCCGAGTGGCCGACCGACTGGCAGCGGATGCGGCCCGAAGAACTCCCCCCCCAGGCGTACTTCCGCCTCGCGACCGCACTCGATGCCGGGTCCTCCCCGTAA